A region from the Acyrthosiphon pisum isolate AL4f chromosome A1, pea_aphid_22Mar2018_4r6ur, whole genome shotgun sequence genome encodes:
- the LOC100163016 gene encoding HIG1 domain family member 2A, mitochondrial: protein MADSDKGNDAALEWLKKKTDKGQKAEYQIRAEMEDVGNKFLRKFKENPLVPIGALVTVGFLSVGLKSMYDGNRVRSQMMMRGRIAAQGFTVIAILGGLFYQGMTALKETEDDTPHEAGLK from the exons ATGGCAGATTCTGATAAAGGCAACGATGCAGCTCTGGAATGGTTGAAAAAGAAAACGGACAAAGGCCAAAAAGCAGAGTATCAAATTAGAGCTGAAATGGAAGATGTTGGTAACAAATTTTTGAGGAAATTCAAAGAAAACCCATTAGTGCCCATtg GTGCATTGGTCACTGTTGGTTTTTTGAGCGTAGGTCTAAAGAGTATGTATGATGGCAACAGAGTAAGATCTCAAATGATGATGCGAGGGCGTATTGCAGCTCAAGGATTTACTGTTATAGCTATATTGGGCGGTTTGTTTTATCAAGGGATGACAGCATTGAAAGAAACTGAAGATGACACTCCTCATGAAGCTggtttaaaataa